Genomic segment of Streptomyces sp. NBC_01210:
ACCACACCCCGCAGCAGCGCGTCGACCGCCCTGCGCGCGTTCTTGGCGACCGTGCTGCCCTCGCGCGGCGCGGCTGCCGCGATCTGGCCGAGGACGTCGATGACCTGCTTGCTCCAGCGGACGAAGTCGCCGGCAGGCATCTCCGCCTCGCGCAGCACCTCGTCCAGGCTCCGGTCGGAGGCCCACTGGTACGCGGCCCAGGCGAAGCCGAGATCGGGTTCGCGCTGTCCGACACCCTCCGCCTGGTTGATCTTGAACTCTTCCTCCAGGGCGTCGAGCCGGCCCCAGATGTGCACCATCTCGCCGAGTGCGACCTTCGCCTTGCCCGCCGGGACCTTGGGCGCCACCGCGTCGTCCGACTGCCGCGCCTCGTACACCAACGCCGAGGCGCAGGCGGCCAGTTCGGCCGGACTGAGTCCCTCCCACACACCGTCACGCAGGCATTCGCTCGCCAGCAGATCCAGCTCGCCGTACAGCCGGGCGAGCCGCCTGCCGTGCTCGGTGACCTCGTCCGCGCGCAGATAGTCCAGCTCGGTCAGCAGCGCCACGATCCGGTCGAAGGTACGGGCGATGGTGTTCGTACGCCCCTCGATGCGCCGCTCCAGCTGCTGGGTGTCGCGCTGCAGCCGGTGGTACCGCTCCGCCCACCGCGCATGATCCTCGCGCTCGTCGCAACCGTGGCAGGGGTGCGCGCGCAGCTCCGCACGGAGCCGGCTGATCTCACGGTCGTCGGCGGCCGCGGCCCGCTGCTTGCGGTGCCGCTCGGGAACGATGTGGCCGGCCTTCGTCCGCAGCGCGGACGCCAGATCGCGCCGCGACTGGGGCGAGCGTGGATTGAAGGACTTCGGGATCCGCATCCGCTCCAGCGCCTCGACCGGCACCGGGAAGTCCATCGACGCCAGCCGCTTGACCTGCCGCTCGGCGGTCAGGACCAGCGGCCGCGGGCCGTCGTGCTGCTCGAAGCCGCGGTGGCCGTTACTACGTCCGGCCGGGAAGCCCGGGTCGAGCACCAGCGCGAGGCCCGCGAACTTGCCCGTCGGGACATGGATGACATCACCGGGCTTCAGCTTCTCCAGCGAGGAGGCCGCGGCGGCCCGCCGCTGTGCGACGCCCTGCTTGGCCAGCTCCGTCTCGCGGTCCTTGAGCTCACGGCGCAGCCGTGCGTACTCCTCGAAGTCCCCCAAGTGGCAGGTCATGCCCTCGCGGTAACCCTCGAGCCCCTCTTCGTTCTTCTGCACCTGGCGACTTATGCCGACGACCGACTTGTCCGCCTGGAACTGCGCGAACGACGTCTCGAGCAGCTCGCGCGAGCGGTGGCGCCCGAACTGCTGCACCAGATTGACGGCCATGTTGTACGAGGGCCTGAAGCTGGAGCGCAGGGGATATGTGCGGGTGCCCGCGAGACCGGCGAGTGCGGCCGGGTCCATGCCCCGCTGCCACAGCACCACCGCATGGCCCTCGACATCGATGCCGCGCCGTCCGGCCCGGCCGGTGAGCTGGGTGTACTCACCAGGGGTGATGTCGGCGTGCTGCTCGCCGTTCCACTTGACGAGCTTCTCCAACACCACTGACCGGGCAGGCATGTTGATGCCGAGCGCCAGTGTCTCGGTGGCGAAGACGGCCTTGACCAGACCGCGTACGAAGAGCTCTTCGACGACCTCCTTGAAGGTCGGCAGCATGCCGGCGTGGTGCGCGGCGATGCCCCGCTCCAGACCTTCCAACCACTCGTAGTAACCCAGGACATGCAGATCCTCGCCGGGGATGGCGGCGGTCCGCTCCTCGACGATCTCGCGCACCTTGAGCCGCGCTTCCTCGTCGTTGAGCCGCAGCCCCGCGTACATGCACTGCTGTACGGCAGCTTCGCAGCCCGCCCGGCTGAAGATGAAGGTGATCGCGGGCAGCAGCCCTTCCGCGTCGAGCCGCTCGATGACCTCGGGCCGTCCCGGTGTCCAGATCCGGGTGCGCTGGCGCCGCTCACGCTCACGGTCCGCCTCACGGACCATCTTGCCGCGGCGGCGGTCGCGAGGGTTGTACGTGCGCTGGTTCTCCATCCGTGCCATGCGTACGAGATCGGGGTTGACCTCGCGCCGGGTCACACCGCGGCCGCCGTGGTCGGTCTCCTCCTCGAAGAGGTCGTACATCCGGCGGCCGGCCATGACGTGCTGCCACAGCGGCACGGGCCGGTGCTCGGAGACGATCACCTCGGTGTCGCCACGGACGGTGTCCAGCCAGTCGCCGAACTCCTCGGCGTTCGAAACGGTGGCCGACAGGGACACCAGGGTCACCGACTCAGGGAGGTGAATGATCACTTCCTCCCAGACGGCACCGCGGAAGCGGTCGGAGAGGTAGTGGACCTCGTCCATGACCACATGGCCGAGCCCGAACAGGGACTGCGAGCCCGCGTACAGCATGTTGCGCAGTACCTCGGTGGTCATCACGACCACCGGTGCCTCGGAGTTGACGCTGTTGTCGCCGGTGAGCAGGCCGACCTTGTCCGCGCCATAGCGCCTGGCGAGGTCGGTGTACTTCTGGTTGGACAGTGCCTTGATGGGTGTGGTGTAGAAGCATTTGCGGCCCTGCTGAAGAGCCAGGTGGACGGCGAACTCGCCGACGATGGTCTTGCCGGAGCCGGTGGGCGCCGCGACGAGCACGCCCTTGCCCGCTTCCAGGGCCTGACAGGCTTCGATCTGGAAGGGGTCCAGGTCGAATTCGTACAGCGCTCGGAAGGGGGCCAGCGCAGTGGCCTCCTCAGCGGCGCGGATACGGGCAGCGGCGTAGCGCTCAGCGGGAGAGAGGTCCTCGGTCATCTTGCTCACGAGCCTACCCGTCACCTCTGACAGTGAGCGCGATCTTTAATTGACCGGGGCAAGTACCGGTACGGGCACCCGCACGGCGCCCGGAACGCACAAGCGGCCGGTTGCGCGGCGTGCGCGCCCCGGCCGCGTCCCGCGGTGGTACTGGCGAAAAAGGTGATCCCGCCGGTCATCCGGCGGACCCGGCAAGGTCAGGTGATGTCGTCGTAACCGTTGATCCGGTTCGAACGCCCACCGTCCGCTTCGCCGCCGGTCTGTTCCGGTACGGAGCGCGCGGCCAGGACGGGCTCGACGTCACTGACGGCCTCGGGGGTCAGATCGAGGTCGGAGGCCTCATCGTCGTCCAGCTCGGCGTCCGGGTCGTGGCGGCGTCGCCGCTTGTCGTTCAGCAGCGAGAAGCCGACGGCCATGAAGTAGAGGATGCTGATCGGGCCGGCCAGCGCGATCATGCCGATCGGGTCCGTCGTCGGGGTGATCACGGCACCGAAGACGAAGACACCCATGATGACGCCGCGCCACCACCGGGCCATGCGCCGACCGCTGAGGATGCCCGTGAGGTTGAGCATCACCAGCACGAGCGGCAGCTCGAAGGCGAGCCCGAAGACGAGCACCATCCGCAGCGTGAAATCGAGGACGTCGCCCAGCGACAGGATGTTCGCCGAGCCGTCCGGCGTAAGGCTGATCAGGACCTTCACGCTGACGGGGAGGATGAGGTACGCGAGGTAGGCACCGGCGGCGAACAGCGGTACCGCCGCGCCGACGAAGGCGTACGTGTACCTCTTCTCGCTCTTGTGCAGTCCAGGTGCCACGAAAGTCCAGAGCTGGTAGAGCCAGACCGGGCTCGCGACAACAAGGCCGGTGGTCAAGCTCAGCTGGATCGTCGTGCTGAAAGGCGCAATCAACGTGTTGAAGGAGACGATCGCGCAGTTTCCGCCGTTACTCGTCACGCCCGGCGGACATTTGGGCACCGACTTCGTCAGGAACTGCATGAGCTGCTCGCTGTACATCAGGGCCACAATCGTGACCGCCATGATGGCGAGCATTCCCTTCGCGAGCCGGTTGCGAAGCTCTCGCAGGTGCTCCACGAGAGGCATCCGCCCCTCGGGGTCCTTCTCCTGCTTGCGGGCAGACTTGAGCAACCCACGTCCTCATCTCGTGCGGCAGGCCATCACCGTTGTTTCGGTGCGTGCGGCGGCCCAGGGTCAGCGCTTGGTGGTGTCGGTCGGCTCGGTCACGGGCCGTGAGCTGGTCACATCACCGGGCGCGGCCTGGATGGTGCGCGACGGGGGCTGGTCCTGGGCGGCGCCTGGCTGCGGCGGGTCGGCCGGGGCGCTCTGCGTGTCGTCCGACTTCATGGCCTTGGCCTCACTCTTGAGGATTCGGGCCGACTTGCCCAGCGAACGGGCCATGTCCGGAAGCTTCTTGGCGCCGAACAGCAGGACGATGACGACGAGGATGAGAATAATCTCGGTGGGGCCGAGCCTACCCATAGCTGTTTACCTTCTTCACCGAGGCGACAGGGAGTCTGATTGCCCGACTGCCGGACAAATGTCTGGCCACCGCGCTGCCAGCGATCGTAACCCGCAGAAGTAAACAAATGGCAATGCCTGCGCATACGCACGATTTGCAACCCGTGCCCCCACTGTCCGGGCCGCCACCAGCAGCGTACCGCTCGCGGTTCCGGCGCAGCAGAGTGCACCCGGGCTATCGCAAGGCGTCACCGGTGCGGGCCAGACCGGTCGCCGCGTTCTCCAGATCCTCCGCGGCACGGTTGATCCGCTCCGTGGTGCGGGCCACTTCGATACCCAGCCGCTGGGCCTCGAGAAAGACGCGGATACCGAGAATGCCGAGTACAGCGATCCCGAGGAAGCCAAGGGCGATGGCGAGCATGGGCCGGAGCATGGGCAGAACCTAGACCATTCTAGACGGTGGAGTAGAGGCGCAGAGTCCGTACGCCGCCGCCGGTGAGGAGCTCGACGATGCGCTCCCCGGCCGGCTTGCGGACGGCCATGTCGCACTCGGGGCAGGTGAAGGAGTAGAAGGTGGTGCGGCGGCTGGCTCCGATGGCGAGCCGCAGCGCCCCTGCGGAGAGCTCGAAACGAGCGCGGCACTCGGGGCACGCGGCCTTGTAGAGGACCGGCCCCACCGTCGCCGGAATTCCAGACATCACAGACATACCGCGCGAATCCCCTTATTTCTGAGCGTCATGGGCAGCGAGTTATTCCTGGGCGTCATAGGCAGCGAGCGCCTCACGCGCCGCCAGCCGGGCACTGTCCGTCAGGTCCTGCGGCGAGACGATCCGCCCGTCCCGCCCCAGCCGCAGCGCCAGCCGCCGCAGCGAAGCGGGAGCAGGCGTACGCAAAGTGATGCGCAGACCACCCTCCGGCAGCTCCTCCGCGCTGTCGTGCGGGTAGTACTCGGCGACCCAGCGACCGCCGGGGCCGACCTCGACCACGACCTCCGGATCGTCCGCGGACGGCTGCACCAGCCCTTCGGACAGATCCCGCAGCTCGATCTCGGGCGGTGCGGCCGGGGCGTCGAGCAGCTTGATCTCGGCCACCCGGTCGAGACGGAAGGTCCTGCGCGCCTCGGAGAGACGGCACCATGCCTCCATATACGTATGACCCACCGCGAAGAGCCGGATCGGGTCCACCTCGCGCTCGGTGAGCTCGTCGCGCGCGGGCGAGTAGTACTTCAGCCACAGCCGCCGCCGCTCCGAGATCGCCCGGTCCACATCGGCGAAGACACCACCCTCGGACTGGAAGGTGACGGAGAGCCGGGAGCTCGCGCCGGCCGCCTCGCCCGCCGCGGTCTCCAGTTTGGCGGTGGCCCGCAGCAGCGCCTCGCGGTCGCCCTCGCGCAGCCCGGGCAGGGTGGCGACGGCGCGCGCGGCCACCAGCAGGGCGGTCGCCTCGTCGGCAGCGAGCCGCAGCGGCTCAGCTGTACTCGTGCCGGACGCATCCGGATTGCGCCACCAGATGCGGTCACCGTCAGTGTCGATGTCGAGCAGATCGCCGCCGCGGAAGCTGGTCCCGCACATCGGCAGTACGTCGAGGTCGGAGATCAGCTCGTCCTCGGTGATCCCGAAGGCGCGGGCGACGTCCCCCACGCGCGCGCCGGGGCGCTCGCGCAGATAGGTCACCAGCGAGAGCATTCGCCGGGTCTGGTCAATGGCGTTGGCGGCCATGGTTGTACGAGTCCCCCTCAGCCCTTGGCCACGGCACGGAGCCGGTCGACCACATCGGCCCGCAGATCCGCGGGCTCCAGTACGACGACGTCCGGGCCGAATTCCACGAGCCAGGCATCGAGCCCGTGCCCGTACGGAATCTCCAACTCGTCCCAGCCCTCGCCCAGTTCCCGGATGGACTGTGCTCTTGAGCGCAGCGGATAGCCGCAGCCGGCGCGCAGCCGGATCACCGCGGAGCGGGTCGCGGTCTCACCCGCCCAGCTCTCGACGGTCTCACGGACGGTCACGACGTCGGGCACGGGCGCGGTGAACGAGCCGACGCGGGAGCGGACCCGGCCGGTGATACGGGAGAGCCGGAAGACCCGCTCGGCGCCCCGGTCCCGGTCCCAGCCGGCGAGGTACCAGTGACCGCGCCAGAACTCGAGCGTCCATGGTTCGACCTGGCGCTGCTCGGGGCGGGCGGCATTGGCCTTGCGGTAGTCGAAGACGACGGGCCGGCGGTCGCGGCAGGCGAGCATCAGCGGTTCGAAGGCGGCCTCATGGACCGGGATGCGGGGCTCGAGCGCGCTGTGATGGGCCTCGTACGAATCCCCGGCCTCGGGCATACCGGCCGCGCGCAGCTTCTGCAGGGCGCCGCTGGCGGCTCCGGCCAGCCGCGCCTGCTGCCAGACCTTGGCCGCGAGGCCGAGGGCAGCGGCCTCCTCGGCGTCCAGTGTGATGGCGGGCAGCCGGTTGGAGTCGCGGCGGGCGAGATAGCCGGTGTCGCCGTCGAGGTTCTCCACCGTCTCGATGACCAGGCCGAGTTCGCGCAGATCGTCCTTGTCGCGCTCGAACATCCGGTTGAAGGAGTCGTCGGAGCCGGCCTCCAGATAGGCCTCGATGGACCCGCGCAGCTCGCGCTTGCTGAGCGGACGCCGGGTCCCCAGCAGGCACAGCGCCAGATTCATCAGCCGCTCGGCCTTGGCAATGGCCATCGACGCCCTTCGCCCCCATCTACGTAGCACTTCTGAGCGTTGACCGTACCGCTCCGGGCTGTCGGGGCAAAAGCCGAGGGCCCATGCCAGACGGCATGGGCCCTCGTTACGCTACGAAGCGATCGGACTCAGACAGCAACCAGATCGCAGACGAAGATCAGCGTCTCGCCGGGAGCGATAGCGCCGCCACCGGCGCCGCGCTCGCCGTAGGCAAGGTGCGCGGGGATGATCAGCTGGCGACGGCCGCCGACCTTCATACCCTGCACGCCCTGGTCCCAGCCGGAGATGACCTGGCCGACACCGAGCTGGAACTGCAGCGGGGTGCCGCGGTTCCAGGACGCGTCGAACTCCTCGCCGGTGGAGAAGGCCACGCCCACGTAGTGGACGGAGACGGTGTCGCCGGCCTTGGCCACCGGTCCGTCACCCTCCCAGATGTCCTTGATCTCCAGGTCGGCCGGCGGCTCGCCACCCGGGAAATCGATCTCGGGCTTCTCGATGCTCACTGAACTGCTCCTCTAAATGATGAACGGGGCAACCTGGACAGTCTTACACCTTTGTCAGAAGGTCCACGGCGAAGACGAGCGTCGAGTTCTTCGGGACGCCCTGCTTCTCCTCGGCCCCGAATGCCTGGTCCGGCGGGATGACCAGCAGCAGGCGGCTGCCGACCTTCTTGCCGACGAGACCGTCCTTGAGGCCCTTGAGCGTCACCTGCGCCAGCGGGAAGGTCTGGGGCTTGCCCCGCTGGTACGTGCTGTCGAACTTCTTGGCGCCGTTCCAGAGATAGGCCTCGTAGTTCACGATGACGGTGTCCTTCGCCGTGACCACCGGGCCCGTGCCCTCGAGCACGTAGTTGGAGACGAGCTTCTTCGGCGGGCCGGACTCCTTGGGGAAGGTGACCGAAGGGGCCTTGCCGTCGGTGTTGATGCCCACCTTCGGCAGGTCGATGTTGTCCTGTGCGACCTCGGTGCCCTTGGCGGACACCGGAATGGTGGTCGCCTTCAGAATATCGACGACGAAGACCAGAGTGGAGTTGGCCGGGATCTGGTCGCCCTTGGCCTGATCCCCGTAACCGAGCGCCGGCGGGATCGACATCTCGACACGGCTGCCGACCTTCTGGCCCTCGAGGCCCTTCTCCCAGCCGGGGATGACATCGCCGGCACCGAGCGTGAGGTCGAGCGGTTCCTTGCGGTCGAAGCTGTTGTCGAACGGCTTGTCAGAAACCCAGGTCTGCCCGAGGTAATTGACCTGAAGGGCATCGCCCTTCTTGGTCGTCGCGCCGTTACCCTTGCTGATGACCTCGACCTTCAGCTCCTTGGGCGGATCACCTTCGCCCTTCGCCAGGGTCGGCTTCTGACCGAACTTGGCGCCGGCGGTGATCGCAGGCAGTCCGTTTTTGGACGAGGTGGAGTCGGAGCCCTTGTCGTCACTGCCGCACGCCACTGTCGACAACAGCAGCAAGGGGACGACGAGAAGGCCGGCAAGTCGGCGCACGTGTTCCTCAGATCTCAGACGGCACAGTAGTTGCCCGACACTCTAGGGCGTGCCAAGGGCCCCGTACGAGGACGTACGGGGCCCGAGTCGCGTTCCACCGGGTGGCGGCTACATACCGGCGATGAGCTTCTCCACCCGGTCATCGACCGACCGGAACGGGTCCTTGCACAACACGGTGCGCTGAGCCTGGTCGTTGAGCTTGAGGTGCACCCAGTCGACGGTGAAGTCCCGCCGCTGCTCCTGAGCCCGGCGGATGAAGTCGCCGCGCAGCCGCGCCCTGGTGGTCTGCGGGGGCACCGACTTGCCCTCGAAGATCTTCAGGTCGTTGCAGATCCGGGCGGCCTGACCCTTCCGCTCGAGGAGGTAGTACAGCCCCCGGCGGCGGTGGATGTCGTGGTACGCGAGGTCTATCTGGGCGACTCGCGGATGCGACATGGTCATATTGTGCTTGGCCCGGTACCGCTCGATGAGCTTGTACTTCATCACCCAGTCGATCTCGGTGCCGATCCGGTCGAGGTCCTCCGAATCGATCGCGTCCAGCGTGCGGCCCCAGAGTTCCAGGACCTGCTCGACGGTGCCGGTGCGGATCCCGCGCCGCTCGACGAAGTCCACGGCCTTCTCGTAGTACTCGCGCTGCACTTCGAGGGCCGAGGCCTCGCGGCCGCTGGCCAGGCGTACCTTGCGCTGTCCGGTGATGTCATGGCTGACCTCGCGGATCGCCCTGATCGGGTTCTCCAGGGTCAGATCGCGCATGACCGTGCCCGCCTCGATCATGCGCAGTACGAGGTCGGTCGCGCCGACCTTGAGCAGCATGGTCGTCTCGGACATGTTCGAGTCGCCGACGATGACATGCAGACGGCGGTAGCGCTCCGCGTCGGCGTGCGGTTCGTCGCGGGTGTTGATGATCGGGCGCGAGCGGGTGGTGGCGGAGCTGACGCCCTCCCAGATGTGCTCGGCGCGCTGGCTGACGCAGTAGACCGCGCCACGCGGGGTCTGCAGTACCTTGCCCGCGCCGCACAGCAGCTGACGGGTGACCAGGAACGGAATGAGGATGTCCGCGAGCCGGGAGAACTCTCCGTGGCGGGCGACGAGATAGTTCTCGTGGCAGCCGTAGGAGTTTCCCGCCGAGTCGGTGTTGTTCTTGAAGAGATAGACGTCGCCCGCGATTCCCTCCTCGTGCAGGCGGCGTTCGGCGTCGACGAGCAGGCCTTCGAGAATGCGCTCGCCCGCCTTGTCGTGCGTGACCAGTTCGGTCACGTTGTCGCATTCGGGAGTTGCGTATTCCGGATGCGAACCCACGTCGAGGTAGAGGCGGGCGCCGTTCCGCAGGAAGACATTGCTGCTGCGGCCCCATGAGACAACACGGCGGAAGAGGTAGCGCGCCACTTCGTCAGGTGACAGTCGGCGCTGTCCCCTGAACGTGCACGTGACGCCGTACTCGTTCTCCAGCCCGAAAATGCGGCGGTCCATGTCTGAACATTACGCCTCAAGGCCTGTGCTGAAACCGGGTTCGGCAGCACCGTTTCGATCATTTTCCGATGAGCTCGCGATGTCCTTGGTACGGCCGGGAACTGCGAGTACCCGCTGAGTGGCCATCAGAACCATGAGTGCGGCGATCCCTCCGGCTCCGGCGACGGCGAAGCTCCAGCTCGTCCCGCCCAGCTCGACCGCCGGGCCCGCGACAGCCGTTCCGACCGCCGCGCCGACGCCGAAGGTCGTGACGAGCCAGGAGAAGGCCTCGGTCACCGTGCCGCTCGGAGCGTGCCGGTCGACGACGATGAAGGCGCAGGCGATCGCGGGCGCCAGGAAGACTCCGGCGATGGCGGAGAGCGCGGTCATGGCGACCACGCCGGGGGTGAGCGCGAGCGGCAGATAGCCGAGCGCGAGCAGGGCGACGATGACGCGCAGGCGGCGCTCGGGTGCTCCGGCCCACTGCCGGGCGCCGTAGACCACACCGCCGAGGAGTGCGCCGAGGCCGAGGGCGGCCATCAGCCAGCCGTACACCGCCTGGCGGCCGTGGTCGTCGGCGTACGCGACGCCGGCGACGGTGATGGAGCCGAGCGCGAGGCCGACGAAGAAGAAGGCGCCGAGGAGAGCTAGCAGCCCGGGTGAGCGCAGTGCGCCGAGCCAATGGGCCTCGCGGGGTGCGGAACGCCAGGTGCGGGACGGTTCTGCGAGGACGACGGAGAGCGCACCGAGCACGCCCACGGCGTTGATGACGAGCAGGGCGGCGGCGGGCGACCAGAGCGAGACGAGCAGGGTGACCAGCAGTGGGCCGACGGTGAACATGACTTCCTGGGCCACGGCGTCCATGGCGTAGGCCCGGTGCACCTGGTCCTCACGGCCGAGGACGCTGGGCCACAGGGCCCGCAGTCCGCCTTCGAGGGGCGGGGTGAAGAGGCCTGCGACAACCACGGCGGCGTACGCGGCGGGCAGTGAGCCGGTGCCGACGGCGGCGAGGAGGGTCATGCCGAGGGCGGAGAGAACGGCGGCGGGCAGCTGGACCCGGGGCTGTCCGTACAGGTCCACGGCGCGGCCGAGCAGCGGCTGGCCCATCGCGGTCGCCAGTCCGTACACGGCGGCGAGCGCCCCGGCGAGGGTGTAGCTGCCGCCTTCGGCGCGGGTGAACAGGACGATGGCGATGTGAGCGGTGGCGTTGGGCAGCCTGCCGACGAGCGTGCCGGCGAGCAGCCGTGCCGCGTGCGGCGCCTTGAGGATGTCTGCGTAGCCGGTGGCTCCCAGGGCCATGTTCCGCCCCTCTCTCCCGGCTCAACCCGAGGTTTTACGTATAACGTGGTCGGCCATACGTACCATGTCGGCAGTCCGCGGGTCCACCGCGGGCGTATAACGGAACGAGCGCCGAGCGGCGAGCGGCGGAGGACGGCACCGATGGCACACGGGTCCCAGGACGAGCCCGCGGCACCCGCCCCCGGGACGGACGGCCTCGTGGCAGGCGGGCGGCAGCCTGCCGGACCGGGCGAAAGGGGGCCGGGCGGCGCCCTCGCGGCCGAGAGGCCCGGCTCACCCCAGCCGGCGGACCGCCCCGCCCGCGGCACGTCGGACCACGTGCCGCCCACCGGCACCGAGGCGGACCGGGCGCCCTCCGCCGGACCCCGCGCCTCCGACGCGCCCGCAGGCGGAACGGCCCCGGCCGCCGCCCCCGCCGCCGCGGAAGCCCGACCAGGCCTGTCGGGCGACCGCCCCACTCCCGGCACGGTGGATGAGGAACCGCCCACCACCGGCGGAGCGACGCGCCGAGCCGGACCGGCCGCCGCCCACACGGCCGCGGGTCCTGGCCCCGCCCGGCCGGGCGAACCGCCCACCCACGCCACGGCGGAACGCGAGCCGCCCACCGGCCACCGCAGCGAGAGCAGCCCCCGGCCCACCAGCCGGGATGTCGCCAGGGCCGCCGGGGTTTCGCAGGCCACCGTGTCGCTCGTCCTCGGTGACAAGTGGCGCGGCAGAGTGTCCGAGCGGACCGCCGGGCTG
This window contains:
- a CDS encoding FKBP-type peptidyl-prolyl cis-trans isomerase encodes the protein MRRLAGLLVVPLLLLSTVACGSDDKGSDSTSSKNGLPAITAGAKFGQKPTLAKGEGDPPKELKVEVISKGNGATTKKGDALQVNYLGQTWVSDKPFDNSFDRKEPLDLTLGAGDVIPGWEKGLEGQKVGSRVEMSIPPALGYGDQAKGDQIPANSTLVFVVDILKATTIPVSAKGTEVAQDNIDLPKVGINTDGKAPSVTFPKESGPPKKLVSNYVLEGTGPVVTAKDTVIVNYEAYLWNGAKKFDSTYQRGKPQTFPLAQVTLKGLKDGLVGKKVGSRLLLVIPPDQAFGAEEKQGVPKNSTLVFAVDLLTKV
- the tatA gene encoding Sec-independent protein translocase subunit TatA — its product is MGRLGPTEIILILVVIVLLFGAKKLPDMARSLGKSARILKSEAKAMKSDDTQSAPADPPQPGAAQDQPPSRTIQAAPGDVTSSRPVTEPTDTTKR
- the pafA gene encoding Pup--protein ligase, whose translation is MDRRIFGLENEYGVTCTFRGQRRLSPDEVARYLFRRVVSWGRSSNVFLRNGARLYLDVGSHPEYATPECDNVTELVTHDKAGERILEGLLVDAERRLHEEGIAGDVYLFKNNTDSAGNSYGCHENYLVARHGEFSRLADILIPFLVTRQLLCGAGKVLQTPRGAVYCVSQRAEHIWEGVSSATTRSRPIINTRDEPHADAERYRRLHVIVGDSNMSETTMLLKVGATDLVLRMIEAGTVMRDLTLENPIRAIREVSHDITGQRKVRLASGREASALEVQREYYEKAVDFVERRGIRTGTVEQVLELWGRTLDAIDSEDLDRIGTEIDWVMKYKLIERYRAKHNMTMSHPRVAQIDLAYHDIHRRRGLYYLLERKGQAARICNDLKIFEGKSVPPQTTRARLRGDFIRRAQEQRRDFTVDWVHLKLNDQAQRTVLCKDPFRSVDDRVEKLIAGM
- a CDS encoding helix-turn-helix transcriptional regulator; its protein translation is MAANAIDQTRRMLSLVTYLRERPGARVGDVARAFGITEDELISDLDVLPMCGTSFRGGDLLDIDTDGDRIWWRNPDASGTSTAEPLRLAADEATALLVAARAVATLPGLREGDREALLRATAKLETAAGEAAGASSRLSVTFQSEGGVFADVDRAISERRRLWLKYYSPARDELTEREVDPIRLFAVGHTYMEAWCRLSEARRTFRLDRVAEIKLLDAPAAPPEIELRDLSEGLVQPSADDPEVVVEVGPGGRWVAEYYPHDSAEELPEGGLRITLRTPAPASLRRLALRLGRDGRIVSPQDLTDSARLAAREALAAYDAQE
- the tatC gene encoding twin-arginine translocase subunit TatC — protein: MPLVEHLRELRNRLAKGMLAIMAVTIVALMYSEQLMQFLTKSVPKCPPGVTSNGGNCAIVSFNTLIAPFSTTIQLSLTTGLVVASPVWLYQLWTFVAPGLHKSEKRYTYAFVGAAVPLFAAGAYLAYLILPVSVKVLISLTPDGSANILSLGDVLDFTLRMVLVFGLAFELPLVLVMLNLTGILSGRRMARWWRGVIMGVFVFGAVITPTTDPIGMIALAGPISILYFMAVGFSLLNDKRRRRHDPDAELDDDEASDLDLTPEAVSDVEPVLAARSVPEQTGGEADGGRSNRINGYDDIT
- a CDS encoding MFS transporter — encoded protein: MALGATGYADILKAPHAARLLAGTLVGRLPNATAHIAIVLFTRAEGGSYTLAGALAAVYGLATAMGQPLLGRAVDLYGQPRVQLPAAVLSALGMTLLAAVGTGSLPAAYAAVVVAGLFTPPLEGGLRALWPSVLGREDQVHRAYAMDAVAQEVMFTVGPLLVTLLVSLWSPAAALLVINAVGVLGALSVVLAEPSRTWRSAPREAHWLGALRSPGLLALLGAFFFVGLALGSITVAGVAYADDHGRQAVYGWLMAALGLGALLGGVVYGARQWAGAPERRLRVIVALLALGYLPLALTPGVVAMTALSAIAGVFLAPAIACAFIVVDRHAPSGTVTEAFSWLVTTFGVGAAVGTAVAGPAVELGGTSWSFAVAGAGGIAALMVLMATQRVLAVPGRTKDIASSSENDRNGAAEPGFSTGLEA
- a CDS encoding FKBP-type peptidyl-prolyl cis-trans isomerase, with product MSIEKPEIDFPGGEPPADLEIKDIWEGDGPVAKAGDTVSVHYVGVAFSTGEEFDASWNRGTPLQFQLGVGQVISGWDQGVQGMKVGGRRQLIIPAHLAYGERGAGGGAIAPGETLIFVCDLVAV
- a CDS encoding helix-turn-helix transcriptional regulator produces the protein MAIAKAERLMNLALCLLGTRRPLSKRELRGSIEAYLEAGSDDSFNRMFERDKDDLRELGLVIETVENLDGDTGYLARRDSNRLPAITLDAEEAAALGLAAKVWQQARLAGAASGALQKLRAAGMPEAGDSYEAHHSALEPRIPVHEAAFEPLMLACRDRRPVVFDYRKANAARPEQRQVEPWTLEFWRGHWYLAGWDRDRGAERVFRLSRITGRVRSRVGSFTAPVPDVVTVRETVESWAGETATRSAVIRLRAGCGYPLRSRAQSIRELGEGWDELEIPYGHGLDAWLVEFGPDVVVLEPADLRADVVDRLRAVAKG
- a CDS encoding DEAD/DEAH box helicase, which encodes MTEDLSPAERYAAARIRAAEEATALAPFRALYEFDLDPFQIEACQALEAGKGVLVAAPTGSGKTIVGEFAVHLALQQGRKCFYTTPIKALSNQKYTDLARRYGADKVGLLTGDNSVNSEAPVVVMTTEVLRNMLYAGSQSLFGLGHVVMDEVHYLSDRFRGAVWEEVIIHLPESVTLVSLSATVSNAEEFGDWLDTVRGDTEVIVSEHRPVPLWQHVMAGRRMYDLFEEETDHGGRGVTRREVNPDLVRMARMENQRTYNPRDRRRGKMVREADRERERRQRTRIWTPGRPEVIERLDAEGLLPAITFIFSRAGCEAAVQQCMYAGLRLNDEEARLKVREIVEERTAAIPGEDLHVLGYYEWLEGLERGIAAHHAGMLPTFKEVVEELFVRGLVKAVFATETLALGINMPARSVVLEKLVKWNGEQHADITPGEYTQLTGRAGRRGIDVEGHAVVLWQRGMDPAALAGLAGTRTYPLRSSFRPSYNMAVNLVQQFGRHRSRELLETSFAQFQADKSVVGISRQVQKNEEGLEGYREGMTCHLGDFEEYARLRRELKDRETELAKQGVAQRRAAAASSLEKLKPGDVIHVPTGKFAGLALVLDPGFPAGRSNGHRGFEQHDGPRPLVLTAERQVKRLASMDFPVPVEALERMRIPKSFNPRSPQSRRDLASALRTKAGHIVPERHRKQRAAAADDREISRLRAELRAHPCHGCDEREDHARWAERYHRLQRDTQQLERRIEGRTNTIARTFDRIVALLTELDYLRADEVTEHGRRLARLYGELDLLASECLRDGVWEGLSPAELAACASALVYEARQSDDAVAPKVPAGKAKVALGEMVHIWGRLDALEEEFKINQAEGVGQREPDLGFAWAAYQWASDRSLDEVLREAEMPAGDFVRWSKQVIDVLGQIAAAAPREGSTVAKNARRAVDALLRGVVAYSSVG